The DNA sequence CCCCAAAAACTCTAATCTTCGACCGCTCTCAACGGTAATGTGTGTCACCATACCGTTACTTTTACCGATGACAATGTGCTTACCGTTGTTTGAAACGTCGATAGCGCGAATCGTTCCTAAAATCATGCAACGCTCGGATTCAACCTCGAGCACATTAATACACTTGTCGCGGTCGATGATGTCGATTTGGCTTAGTGCAGGCTGGTCTGAGTCTGCTTTGGCGCCTCTGACCCAGGTGCTCTCTGTTGTCGTCTGTGGTTGAATTTTTACTTTGGCTTTTTTGACTTGCCAAAACCCAAGGTTTTCACCGGTTTGTAAACTCCACAGTGAAAAGTTGTGTTTATCGGCTAAGACAGCGTGACTGTCGTTATTGGAGATAGCGGTTGCAAATATGGTATTGGCATCACTCATAATGGCGGTTGATTCACCGTCATCAAATTGCAAACCTTGATTGCTTAAGTCATGAGACCACTGGTATTTAAGGCCTTCTGCGTCAAGATCCCAAAGTGCAACACCGTGATACAGTGAAGATAACACTGCGTATTTGCCAGTATCTGAAATAGTTCCGTCAAATGCGCCTTGTTGGGCTGTGGTTAATTGTTTGATTGGTATATCACTACTTGGTTCACAGCCAAGTGTAAGTATACAAAACACAGAAACGAAAGTGAGACGAATCCCTTTGGCCCAAGCTGGTAGATGGGTCTTGCTGATACGTTGAACGCGGTTTAAACCGCCCTGTTTCAATTTAATTCCATATTTGCTCAACAAGATATACCTCTATTTATGTGAAAGCGTCGCTTAAGGGTTTTTCTTTACTTTGTTAATCGCTAGTATAGGCTACTTCGGATCGAAAACTGTAGCACTAGGTTTTTTAAGTCAATTTTAAGTTGCTATAGACAATCATAATATTGGAGAGAACATGAATAAAGCGGTAAAACTAACTGCGATTGCAGCAGCCGTTGCAGTTATCAGTGCTTGTGGTGCAGACAAGAAAGAATCAGTTAAATTAGAAACAGAAGCACAAAAGCAAAGTTATGCGCTAGGTGCGTCTATGGGACGTTACTTAAAGAATAACCTAGACCAAAATGCCGACATCGGTGTAAATCTAGACCAAACTATGATCATCGGTGGTATCGAAGACGCATTAGGTGACAAGGTACAGCTAAACGATGAAGAGATTGAGACTATCATGACTGGTCTTGAGTCACAGGTTCGAAAACTACGCGCTGAAAAGCAAGAAGCGTTAGCAGCAGAAGCACAGCAAGCTGGTAAAGACTTCCTAGCGGAAAACGCAAAGCGCAGTGAAGTAACTGTAACTGAATCAGGTCTACAGTACGAAGTTTTGCAAGAAGGTGAAGGCGAAAAGCCAAACGCAGAAG is a window from the Psychrosphaera ytuae genome containing:
- a CDS encoding WD40 repeat domain-containing protein, with translation MKQGGLNRVQRISKTHLPAWAKGIRLTFVSVFCILTLGCEPSSDIPIKQLTTAQQGAFDGTISDTGKYAVLSSLYHGVALWDLDAEGLKYQWSHDLSNQGLQFDDGESTAIMSDANTIFATAISNNDSHAVLADKHNFSLWSLQTGENLGFWQVKKAKVKIQPQTTTESTWVRGAKADSDQPALSQIDIIDRDKCINVLEVESERCMILGTIRAIDVSNNGKHIVIGKSNGMVTHITVESGRRLEFLGHQSNLLDAEGEPVQISNTINSLEMSANGRYVLTGSSDNNAYLWDTKTGQVIYQFRHSSRVTKVALDAKGRYAFTADSKKQSRIWDLKTGKVISTLQYFNRQEIFSSARFSDNGKWLLTGAPTRELTLWDVKTGKQLQQWTVTARKGSRPASAIVYSASFINNETQVISTSSAGFSEIWEIDNEHR
- the fkpA gene encoding FKBP-type peptidyl-prolyl cis-trans isomerase, whose translation is MNKAVKLTAIAAAVAVISACGADKKESVKLETEAQKQSYALGASMGRYLKNNLDQNADIGVNLDQTMIIGGIEDALGDKVQLNDEEIETIMTGLESQVRKLRAEKQEALAAEAQQAGKDFLAENAKRSEVTVTESGLQYEVLQEGEGEKPNAEDTVTVHYHGTLIDGSVFDSSVERGQTTSFPLNRVIPGWTEGLQYMSPGAKYKFYIPSELAYGARSAGSIPPNSTLIFEVELFEVEKPAVETR